The genomic region ATAATTCACCTCCCATAGAAATAAAATCATATTTTATTTCTATGGGAGGTGAGAAAAGCAATTCTTTTAAGAACAAAATTTTTTACTTTTATAAACTTATTTTCAAAAGATACAGAATAAAAAATAGATTTTAAATTTATCTCTTATTCAAAGGTAAAAATAACTTCATCGTCATAGCTTGAATTAACGAATTTTCTTTTTAGGTTTTATTTTATAAATACTTTCTGCAGCAATATGTTCTACATCTGCAAGAAACATGAAATCGTGATTAAGAATACTAACAAAAACTTTCGAGCCGTGGACTAAAGACTTTATGGATTTTTCAGAGGTCTTTTCAACAATTTGATTTTCACCCAAAACAATCACGTTGCCAGAAGAAAGCAATTTTAGGAATTCTTCGCTTAATTCAACTTTTGCAACTGTCGTAAGCATTTGTTCAGGTAAAATCAATCTGTCTAATAATGCCTGCTCACTCGGTTTTTCTGCAAAAGAAAAATAAATGGCATTTTCGACTGACCAAGGTTCAACATACTCTCTGCGCAGCTGCGTACAATGACCTACGGTGCCAATCGCTTTCGCAATATCGCGGGCAAGGCTTCGAACATAAGTGCCTTTGCCACACAAAACACGCAAAGTTACGGATTGACTTTCTAAGTCACATTTCACGAGTTCTAAGTTTTCGATACAAACCGAACGTTTTTTCGTTTCGATAGAGTCAGGAAGTTTTCCTGTCGCCCGCATATATTCATAAAGAGGTCTGCCGTTCATTTTCAGCGCACTGTAAACAGGGGGAACCTGTTCAATATTTCCAGTGAATTCTCTTAGAACGCCAAGGATTTTTCTATCAAAATCTTGAGGCACTGCAGCTTCAGCAACAACTTGGCCAGAATAGTCCAGCGTGTCAGTTTCTTTGCCCAATGAAATTGTAAAAAGATATTGTTTTTTTCCATCCATTATTTCGTCGGATAGGCGTGTAGACCCTCCCACTAAAATAGGAAGCAAACCTGTGGCAAAGGGATCAAGTGTCCCCAAATGCCCTACTTTATCCATCTTTAATATTTTTCGCACAGAAGAAACAACTGCATGGCTAGTTAAGCCAGCTGCTTTATCGACAAGTATAAGTCCGCTCAGACTGCTACTTATCGATAAGGCCTCTTCCGCTAATTGTTTAGAGCTCATATTTTTTTTTACTTATTATTTGGAAGAATTGTCTTTTTCTGAACTTAGATCAGCGAGGTTTTCTGCGTTCCGATTTGACTCGTCTTCACGTCTTTCATCACTGATTTTGTTAATAAGTGCGCCCATTTTAACAGCATGCTCCACACTGTCATCATAGAGAAAGACGATATGGGGGGTGTAGCGAATTTGGAGCACTTTACCAATCTCGCGTCGTATATAACCAGATGCTTGTTTCAATCCCGCTTCTGCAGACTTACGCTGATTTTTATCACCAAGAATGGAATAATAAACACGCGCTATCTGCAGATCGGGTGTGAGTTTAACGGAATTTAAAGTGATGCCACGCACTCGGGGATCAGCAATTTCACCCTTCACGAACATCATAGCAATGTGTTCGCGAATCTGTTCACCAATTTGTAGCATTCTTTTCGTAGCCATGATCTTCTCTTACCTCACATTAATGTTGCTGCAATTTCTTCAACAACAAAGGCTTCGAGAATATCGCCGACCTTAATATCGTTATAGTTTTCTACACCAATACCGCATTCAAAGCCTTGTGCAACCTCTTTTGCATCGTCCTTGAATCTCTTAAGAGAACCAATACGACCGGTGTAGATAACAACGCCATCACGGACAATACGTACGTGAGAGTTGCGCACAACTTTACCGTCGGAAATCATACTACCAGCAATAACACCAACTTTTGGCACAGAGAACGTGTTGCGCACTTCTGCATGACCGATGATTTTATCGAGCTTAATAGGTGAAAGAGTTCCAACCATAGCAGCCTGAACAGCAGCAATTAATTCATAAATAATGCTGAAACATTGGATTTTGATCCCAGCTTGTTCTGCAACTTGCGCTGCAACCCGGTCTGGACGAACGTTAAACCCAACAATGAGAGCATTGGAAGCTTTTGCAAGAATGACATCTGTTTCTGTGATTCCACCGACAGCTGAGTGAAGAATTTTGGTCTTTACTTTCGCAGTGTCGAGTTTTTGCACAGAGTTACGGATTGCTTCTGCAGAACCATGCATGTCAGCCTTAATAATAATTGAGACTTCTTTTGCTTTTTCTTCTGCTCCGCCCATCATAGCCAAGAGCTCTTCCATAGAAGAACCACGTTGGTTTGCGAGTTCTTTTTGTCTTTGTTTTTCAATTCTGTAGGCAACAGCTTCTTTTGCAATA from Fluviispira vulneris harbors:
- the rbfA gene encoding 30S ribosome-binding factor RbfA, giving the protein MATKRMLQIGEQIREHIAMMFVKGEIADPRVRGITLNSVKLTPDLQIARVYYSILGDKNQRKSAEAGLKQASGYIRREIGKVLQIRYTPHIVFLYDDSVEHAVKMGALINKISDERREDESNRNAENLADLSSEKDNSSK
- the truB gene encoding tRNA pseudouridine(55) synthase TruB, encoding MSSKQLAEEALSISSSLSGLILVDKAAGLTSHAVVSSVRKILKMDKVGHLGTLDPFATGLLPILVGGSTRLSDEIMDGKKQYLFTISLGKETDTLDYSGQVVAEAAVPQDFDRKILGVLREFTGNIEQVPPVYSALKMNGRPLYEYMRATGKLPDSIETKKRSVCIENLELVKCDLESQSVTLRVLCGKGTYVRSLARDIAKAIGTVGHCTQLRREYVEPWSVENAIYFSFAEKPSEQALLDRLILPEQMLTTVAKVELSEEFLKLLSSGNVIVLGENQIVEKTSEKSIKSLVHGSKVFVSILNHDFMFLADVEHIAAESIYKIKPKKKIR